The stretch of DNA tttaaaaataaaaggcatgagACTAAGGCCATCTGCTTCCCTTATGCCCTGactggagaggggagggaggagaggcgAGGCCCACAGAGGGCATCCCAGCTAGGCCTTGGGATGGCTGCAGTGAGGAGAAATCCTGGGAACTGTATTGACACaaagattcttattgcacttgtattttttgtattaaagTTTGCATGGTTTCTAATAAAGGATTCAAACATAAGTTTGTAGTGAAATGGCCTGGAAGATTCCAAGGGCTTCTCTGGAGGGGACTGGCTACAGTGTAGATTTGCCTCTGAGGCTGCCCCAGACTTGGCCTCCTGAGGCCCCTCGTGACCTCTGCCCTTCTCTGGTCCTGGCATCCCTTGGAGCTGGAGAAGGTAGGGGTCTTGACTTAGGTTTAGATTTGATGTCCATGTGCAGGGAGGCAGTCCTGGGCCTGACAGGTCCTCCCCCTTTCTGAGGTAGCAGTGCCTTATGGAGGTTTGGCACCATGTCCCTAGCTCCCCAGGCACACACCAGGAAACTGCAGGGTCTCACGGAGGAAGTGCTGCCTGGGCCAGGGGGACCAGCTTTCCTCCACAGAGACCATGTGCAGAACACTTCCAGGAAACAGTGAGGGTTGGGTAGTCAGGAGACACCACAGGGGCAACAGCACAGGCCCAGAGTACCTGCTGCCTCTGCTGCGTCTGTCCCGGGGTCATGAGGATGCTGAGGTTGACGACAGGTTCCAGGTCCTTTCGTTCCTTTGGCCGAGGGTTGGGGGGGAGGCCCAAGTGGCATGCTTTCTAGGTAAGACAATAGGAGTGGTCAGAGTTCCCTCGAAGGATCCTGCACACCAGAGCACCTGAGAAGGCCAGGACCAGAGGCCCTGTGTGATGTGTACTCCGCAGCCACTTGGGGTGGGACATTTCTGTACTTCCCGATTTGCTTATGGCTCAGCCATTACCTGTGTCAGTCTGTGATTCTGTTGTAACAGTTTTAAGAGTAAATAAAGCTGCCTGATGTCCCATCACACAGGCTCCATGCTTCTGTGTCTCGGTTTGCATCTCCCTCCCTGATCCTCCTGCCCTCAGCTCACCGTGCCCTTGCATCAAGGGACTGAAATGCAGTGTGCACATGATCTCCATCACCTCAGCATTCAGCCCCTCGGCTACGAACTTGTGGATGTGGATACAGGAAGGACCACTGTGCCGCACAGCCCTGGGCCTTGGCTACCTGCGGAACTCTCCCCCAGTCTGCCTGGTAAAGGGCTACTCGACACTTACTGTCCAAAACTACAAGGACAGTGACAGTTGTGACAGGCTTCCTGTGGTGGGTACCCAGAGGAGCAGCTGTGCCAGCGGACTGGGCTGGTTAACAGCACGGCTGCTTCCTGCTCTTGGCGGAGGGAGGAGGTCCtaacccctttctctctctctctcaagactTGGGGCCACAGCCAGTCCCTGTCCCCCAGCAATAAGCATCTCTCTTCTCTAAcaacttccttcttcctctttgggGAACCATGGCCCAGCGTATGGAGGCCCTGAGAGAGGAGCCCCTAGTGGACAGCAGTGGTCACAAGGGATAAatagaactttattttaaataaacatttgcaCTCTGTACACAGCCCCAGCAAAAGCAGGGCTCAGTCATCAGCTGTCTTGCGCACATCAAAGCTGCCACAGGGTCCTCGCAGCAGCTCTGCCAGTAGCGCAAGCAGCTGCCCGTGCTCCTCCTGCACGCTGGGGGGAAGTGCAGCCAGCTCGCTGCGCAGGCTCCGCTCCACCATGCGGCCCAGGGCCCGCCGCAGCTCCCTCAGCAGCCGCACGGTACGCGAGTCACCCTCCAGCCGCAGCAGGTCACTGTCGCTCAGTGAGATGGTGGCCCGGCGCCCGTCATCTGAGGGAACGGAAAAGATGGTGGTAAGCTGTGGTGAGGCCAGGCCCCAGAGGAGCAGCTGCAGAGCGGGGTGGGCGGGAGGCCTGCAGGCACCCACCGCGGATGTGCACGTCCCCGTCGGTCAGGAGCAGCACAGCTAGCGGGTGCACCTGAGAGGAGTCCCGGACGAAGACGCTGCCATTGGACTTGACCGCCATGAAATACGTCAGCCATCGGCTCCGCAACCGTGTGGCCTCCCTAGGGAACACAGGGCTGGTGAGGCCACCCTTTTGGACCATCCCAGCTGCCCCATCCAGGCCTGCATGCCCTCACCTGTTAATGGTCGACTTGTGCAGCAGGATGTTGCCTGATTTGGTCCTATATGTGACGCTGTTGGGCTTGAACTTCCCCTGCCGGGTGACCTTGCCCTGCCTCACCTGCAGGGATGGAGGAAAAGATGGGTGGGGCTGAGCAAGGAGCTGCAGACAGGGAAGGAGGCTGGGACCCGGTGAACTCCACTCCCTCCCAGAGGCAGCACCTGGATGAGGTTGGGGTAGAGGCCGGCCATCAGCACGCCCTTCACCAGCTCTTCCTCCTCACTGTACTCGTTGCactgggcagaggccagggtgcAGTCCGAGGGCTTCCCCACCAGGAAGGCCTCATAAATGTTCTCCGAGAACTGCTTGATGAGTCCTAGGGAGACAGAATGTGCAGTGAACCTACAGTCCCCAGCCACAGGCTAGGGGTAACAGAAGCtcagtgggggtgggaggagcaggaggggcTCAAGAAAGCAGGCCTGGGCCCAGCTGACCGTGGATGAAGCGCAGGCTAGGTGCGTAGAGCAGGTTTTCCTCCAGGTAATTCTCCCTGGAGCTGCGGTCCTGCCAACGCAGCACCTCCTCCCAGCCGGCGACAGCCCGCACAAAGGCCAGGTGGTCACTGCCACTGTCGTGGCTCAACAGTGCTTTCAcctgggaggggagaagagggcagCCAGGTCGCAGGCAGGGGCTAGACAACGCCCCCTCAGAACAGCAGTGGGTGGAGGGCTCCAGGAAGGAGTCAGGACTGACCTTGTCCACCTCTGCCCGGTTCTGTAGGCTGCTGCTGAAGGGGTCCCGGGTAAGGCAGGAAACCACCACCAGTAGCGGGTGCAGGCAACGGAAGATGGCGGCCAACACTATGGCCTTGGCCAGCCGGGGGTCAGTGGAGATGTGAGCCAGGCGCTGCCCCAGGGTGGTCAGGTACTCCCGCTGGTCCAGCACCCCTGCAACGGCTCAGCTGTCAGTGCCACCCTCAGGAGctcctccccagcccagcccagcccagcccctacATACCAATCTCCTGGAGCAAAATCACAGCCTCGTCCACTGCCTTGATGTTTGGACTGTCCACAGCCTTGGACAGGAACTCCACCGCCTACAACAGAGCCAGAGCCCGCCATGAGCCTGCCTCCCACCTGCCTGGTCCCCAGGccagcccccaccctgccccaccgCACCGTCTTCTCAGGCATGTGGATTTTCGCTTGGAGCACCAGGTTCTCGAGAGGCGTGCGCAGGATCTCTGGCACTTGGAAAGGGACCATTTTCTCCAGCCGGCTTCGAGGGAACAAGTGGTAGGCAAAGCCTGACTGGCAGCGGCCCGCTCGGCCCCGGCGCTGGATCACATTGGCTCTTGACACCCACACTGTCTCCAGGCAGGACACCTGGAGGAGGGGGCAGGTAAGCAGCACACAGATACCACTTCCTCAGTGCTTCCCCACTCCGAGTAACCCTCACCAGCCCCCCCACATCAGGAACACTGAGACCCCACAAGCGTGGCCTTCTCAAGACACACAAAACAGGTCTAAGTTAGATCTGGGCTGCAGACCACCTCAAAACGGAGTCCCTCCCCCAGTGGTTGGCCAGGCCCGGAAGGTAGGTGCCACCTTGGTCTTCAGGTCATAGCGTTCTTCCTTGTGCAGCCCACTGTCCACCACATGCACGATGTCGTTGATTGTGATGGAAGTCTCCGCAATATTGGTGGCCAAGACAATCTTGCGCACCCCCACTGGAGGCTGCTGGAATATGGCCTTCTGATCCATCATGGGGatgttggagtgcactggtgggCAAGATACACACTGGTTATGGGCACTGCTTCCACCAGAATTCCCCCCTGGAATGTGGGCAGGACAAGGATTTTGACCCCATTTTGATGAAACAGGTGCAGATAAACACTATGCCCAGTGAAAAGTGCCGCAGCTTGGTCAGAAACCGGGACCCCCGGAGTCCCAGTTGGGTCAGTCCCCAGGACAGAGGCCAGGCTGGTTTTCGAAGGTCCCTGGTCCCTCTGGCCGGGCTCTCACCTGGCAGGATGAGGTACTTGCTCTCGTGCATGCCCAGGGCCTCCTGGAGGCGCTGCTGCACTCCTTTGATCTCCTGCCACCCAGGCAGGAAGCACAGGATCCCACCTGCAAAGGAGCCCTGGGGCATGAGCCAGCTGCTTCTGCAAGCGTGGCCAGGGCTGGCATGGGGCAGATGGGGAGGCACCCACCTGGTTCCCCACGAGCATCGATGTGCAGAACCAGATCAGTCACAAGGTCCAAATCGAGTGCGCATTCATCCTCAGActggggtggggaagagaggCCACAGTCACAGCCCCGGGGTAAGGGGTCATGCCAAGGACACAGCCACCTGACTCAGTGAGACGGAGCCGCTTGACATCAACTCCAATCCTCACAGGCGTGCCACGCACGTGGGGTTAGTCCCCAGTTTCTATCAAGGAAACTGAGGACTGGGGAGGGTAACTTGCCCCAGGCCACCAAGCCCCAGGGCCAGGGAGGAGGGACATCCGCGGAGGAAAGGCCAGGAGCCTCGGGTGGGATGGGGTGTCCCTCACCTCATGGTGCCGGTGCCGGTGCAGGTATTGGTGTTTGCCCAACTTGGCCAGGATGTCCTCCAGGTAGTGCTCCTTGACTGGGTACATGAAGCCAGGCACCTTGATGACGGGGCAGCCACCAAAGTATCGGGAGAAGCGCTCATTATCCCCTGTGGCACTCATGAGCACCAGCCGCAGGGCCGGGTTGAGCCGCTGCAGGCCCTTGAGCAGGATCAGCAGAAAGTCTGTGTTCACGTCCCGCTCGTGCACCTCATCCACGATGACGTGGCTCACACCCTCCAGGCTGGGGTTGCTCTGCAGCTTACGCAGCAGGATACCCACAGTGCAGAAGAGCAGGGCCCCACCTCGGGCTGGGGGCTTACTTTCCAGCCGCACCTGGAAGCCCACGTTCCGGCGCAGGGAGGGGCCCAGTTCGTGGCTGACCCGCTGTGCCACAGACACAGCAGAGATACGGCGAGGTTGGGTGATGATCACATTGCAGCGGGCACCGCGGCCCTCGGTCACATAGCGCTCCAGCAACAGCTGGGGGATGCGTGTGGTCTTCCCACAGCCTGTGTCCCCAGAGATGACCACCACCGGGTGCTGCTCAATGGCGTTGAGGATGGTATCCCGATGTGGATCCACAGGTAGCTGGGGGGCCTCCTGCCAGACTGGCCCTCGCCGCCGCCACAGTTCTAGCAGACTCTGGCTGAGACGTACCTCCTCTGCTTCCAACAGGGGCACATAGGGCTTGCCTGTGATAGGGTCACTGAGAGGCCCTGAGTCCTTGCCCAAGGGCAAGATGTCTTCACTCTGCAGCCGGAGTTCTGGGGCAATCCATGAACTCTCCACAGGGTACTGGGGGGCAGGGAGGCaagcaaaacaatgaaaaagaaattcctcATTACCACACAACCAGCCACTCTGCAGGATCCGCCTGGGTCAGATGTTGTGGCCCAACCCACTAGGCACAGGATTAATTGAGTCCGTGACTGCCCCGGGATCCTTGTGGGCAAGACTGGGCTGCTCAGGCCGGGGGCACCCAGGCCCCAATCTCAGTGAAGAGAATGGGGAGGTACTACTGCCTGTCGCAGGTAGAGGCCTTCAGTCTGGAGAGATGGAGGCAGACTACAGGGGGCAAGGGTGATGAGGGATGCAGGGCCTCTTACATGGTTCAGGAAGGTCTCTATCTTGCGGAGGATGGGCTCGGGCACCTGGATGGTGCACGGTCGGCGCTGGGTCTCACCCAGCTCACGCAAAGAGGCCAGGTTATACATGGCGTGTGTAAGCGGTTCATTGTTCCTGTCCACCAGGCCCAGGCTCTGCAGGGAGATATGCAAGACTCAGTCTATGCTCTAGGGCTCCCCAAAAACCAGCCCAGACAAGCTTAAGAGCTCCGAGGCAGAAGTTGTGCCAAGTAATGTCTAAGAGATTTTGGATCTTGGCTGACATGGTGATAGAGACAGAAATTATGAACTAGGAAAATGTAAACTtaccaaaataaacattttaaaaaatgaactaaagctaattcaggccaggtgcggtggctcacacctataatcccagcactttgggaggccgaggcatgcaaatcacctgaggtcaggggttcaagaccagcctggccaacatggtgaaaccccgtctctactaaaaatacaaaaattagctgggcgcagtggctcacacctgtagtcccagcactttgggaggccaaggcaggtggatcatgaggtcagcagttcaagaccagactggccaagatggtgaaaccccacctctactaaaactacaaaaaattaggcgggcgtggtggcacgcgcctgtaatcccagctactccagagactgaagcagagaattgctcaaacctggaggggcggagcttgcaatgagccgagattgtgccactgcactccagcctgggcgacagagccagactccatctcaaaaaaaaagaaaaaaattagccgggcgggtggccagcacctatagtcccagctactagcgaggctgaggcacaagaatcacctgaaccctgaaggcagaggttgcagtgagcggagatcatgatggtgcactccaacctgggcgacagagcgagactctgtctcgaagaaaataataataaagttaattcAAGAAAAGCTAAacaacatcctggctaacaccgtgaaaccccatctctactaaaaaatacaaaaaactagccgggcgaggtggcgggcgcctatagtcccagctactcgggaggctgaggcaggagaatggcgtaaacccgggaggccgagcttgcagtgagctgagatccggccactgcactccagcctgggcgatagagcgagattccgtctcaaaaaaaaaaagaaaagaaaagctaaaccTGACGTGTCACAGCAGAACAGCCCTACGTCTGAAGGCCCTGAGGAGAAACCACTCACTGTGCGGCTAGAGCCCCTCCAACACCACAATAGGCCCCTGTCACCTCCGTGAATTCCCAACATGTACCCTCAGACCAGCCAGACCAGGCCCTCAATGACGCTAgaacacaccccacagactccctCTTCCTTTGCTGCCTCATCAAAGCCTTCCTCCCCCAATCCTTCCATCCCACCTCCCAGTCCCTACGTGGCACCTGACCCATCTGTAACCCCATCATATACAGATACACATGGAATTTCCTATAAATGCCGATTATAATGCAACTTGATCAAACAAGCCACTGCAAGGAAAACACTGTGTCTTACCTCCTTACATACCTAAAGCCACCTCGCCAGAGATAAAACATGGCATTCCAATACCTCAGGCACGTGGGTAAAACTAGTCTTGTGTTTCTGTCACCTCTAATGCCTGGACTCTGCTCACCCTTCGGAGCCCAGATCAAACACTTCCTCCTTAAAGAAGTTTTTCCACAACAGGGGCCAACCCCTGCCTCAGCTGTAAGGACCCCAAGGACAGGAATCTGGTCCTCGTTCCGCAGGAGGTGCCAACATAAGCTCCTTGCTGCAGGAACAGGCTTCCGCCCTCTCCCCAGACTTCATGGGTTTTATCTACCAGCCTGACAAATGGCCCTCCGGCCACTGCAAAAGCTTGTTCCTTCCCAGACAGGCCCTACCATGCCAAGGTGCCTCTGCTCAGTGCGTGTGCGTCAGGCCAAAGCTCAGATGCCTCCAGTTCTACGATCAGTCCTTGTTCTGCCCTCGAGTCACAGGTAGCACATCTATGCCTTCTATCTCACCACCTGCCTGTcccctcttcctcattttctccagGTTCTTGTTACCTCTCACCATCAGCTATAACTAAAACGTGGTTCCCGGGGCCAACTGTACCCATGAAATGGTGCACCTGACCATTCAGAGTAAAGCAGGCCCATTTCTGTCTTGTTCTGCAAACTAAACCTCCACCAACATGGGTTGAGATTACTAACTCCTCAGGCAGTCAGACACAATCCCAACGCCCTCCCACTACTGTGCCGTCAGCTAACTCCACAGCCCCTTTCAAGAGAACTGCCATGGCCAGgaactgtggctcatgcctgcaatcccaacactttagaagtGAAGGCAGAAAGACTGACTGAGCccaagatttcaagaccagccttggcaacacagtgagacccttgtctctacaaaaaatgtttaaaaattagctgggagtggtggcgcagcCCTATGCAGGatgctaaggtgagaggatcgcttaagcctaggaggtcaaggctgcagtgagccatgattgtgccactacattccagcctgggccacagagaccctgtctcaagaaaaagagaacTGCCAGCCGTCTGCCACACTGTCTCTACCTTGATGCTGACTGCTTCCTCAATCTTCACTGCAGTCACAAGTCACATTCTTCATTTTGGCCACAAAACCCGGGTTATCAGGATCATACTGGACACTAGGTCTGCCTCTCAAAACAGGCCCGGCTCCTCCCGGCTTTATACTATTCAGAACAATGAGCAAGTTTCCTCCCGGCCTCACCAGGTTCAGGCCAACAGTGTGGAAAAGGCTGGGTCACAGTCAAAGCATCTCCACAGGGGCTCTGGGAAAGCTGTGGCAACAGCCACAGGGCCTACAAGCGCGGCCTGCAGACCAGCTGTCTTTGTGCCAGGCAAAAGGCCTGCTGTGGTGGTTTCATTTCCTAAAAAATGGGACCCATTTGCCACTGGCAGAGGGGAGCTTCAAGACATTCTCATGCATCACACCCAGGACCTTCCTGGACTCACCTTCAGTTTCTTGCAGGCCAAGGCTGCCGCCTTATTCTCAGCCTCTGCTTTGCGGCGCCCTTTGGCAACAAAGGTCATGGGGCAGGGCCAGAGCAGGGTGAGTGTAGATAGCTTGGTCTTGGTGCCAACAGTATGAAACTGCATGAGATTCTACATGGAAGGCAAGAGAGATGGTTACAGAAATGTAGGGAATGGGAAGAGACTTGGGGCATTCTCAGAATGCCAAGGAGCCCAGAGACAGAATGAGCCACCATCTCAGCAGGTGCCCGGCGTGAGCCATGCTAGAGGTGCTGCTGCAGAGCCAGGAGCAGGCCCATGGGCTCGGGCACTCTAGTCCCAGGCTCGCTTCTCCTGCTATACCTCGACTTCCACTGCAGAAGACAGTGCTTGGGCAATTCCACCACCTGCCCTCCTAGCCCACTGTCATCTAGGCACCTTCGTGGCAGCTGTGGGTTGAAGCTGTCAGCATGAGCTAAAAACCAGGCACATCCTACGGGAGCAAAAAGACCCTGCACCTGGACAGAAGCTCTGCCTAACCGAAGCCCCTTTGCCTGGTAGCAAGAGAGAAACTCATACCTCACCAAGACCCACACCTCTAACCCCTCCCCACTGACAATCCACCGCCCAGAACAGGTATGGGTCTTCTGCTCCTGCGGCCCCCAGCCCACTCCCTGTGCTGCTGAGACTTGATCTCCATTCTGTCACACCTACTGCTTTTCCTTCTAAGCGGGAGTTCCACCAGCTGGCCTAGGTGTGGGCTGGAGGAACAGGCCCCCTCTGTAAACCTGCCTTTGGGGAACACCAGACATGACCAAGTAAATGGCCCCCACACACACTTCTAGGAGACCCAACTCACCTTAGCTGTGGAGGATGACGTTGCAATCTGAATCACCTTGGCCAGAAGGTTCTTGGGAAGTGGAAACTGGGTCAGAGCCCTGATGGCACTGTCATCATCTGTCATCTCAAAGGAACTCCCCCTGGGAGGACCAAAAGTTTAGCTGAAAGAATCTTCTCTCTTCCTGGACCAATTTCCCTGAGGCTCTGAGATGTGAGGGTGAGGACACTGCACTGCAGCAGGGAGCCAAAAGGCCAGGAGGCATGAAATGGATGGGAAACTGGGCGTCTCTGCTCCTCCCACAGCCACACTGGATGGGGACTGCGCCCTCCATTCCCTCACATAGATAAGACAGCAGAGAGCAGGGTCTCCGTGCTGCTGTTCTGCAAAAGCCCAGCCACGTAGAAGACCACAGCTGGCTGTCCCCCAAGAATGGGCAGACACACACGGAGTGACGGGACACACAGGCTGCAATGTGAGGCAGGGGCACTCCCATCTCAGAGAAAGCTAGCAGAGAACATTCGCCCATCCCCATGTCAAGGCACAGCCAGCCTCCGCTGCATCCCCATCCCCAGTCTGTACCTTGAGTCCCTGAGTGGGGTGTGGGAATCCTGCTGGGTCATGGACAAGAAGTCGGTAACATCTATGGTCCCTTCTTCTagctcttcctcctcatcctcttcttcttcccGGCCCAAAGAGCGGGATAGGCCCCCAGGTCCCCCTGGCCGAATGCTCTCCGGATTCAGCTGCCGCCAGGAAGTAGGGGGCATGGTGGGTTCAGGACGCCACCAGCTGTCAGCAGGGGAGCCAAAGCGATCAGCGAGCACTCGGTATTTGGCTGCGTCAAACAACTCATTCCGGGGACCCAGTAGACCCCAACCCTGGAGGGGAAAAGGGATGTTTTAAGGATTCATACCATCTTTACACCTCAGTCAGCCTGGCCCACATCCAGCTACACCATTAAGTCCCTTGTGTTGTGGAGCCATGGTTTTTCATCTGTTTACCCACTTCAGCCCCTAGTCCAGAACTGGGTATGGAACACTGAAAGATGCCTAGCTTTGATACAAACAAATAACCCCACGTGGCAATGGGAGAGCAGAAGatactgtttgttttttgtgtttctgacacagggtctcgctctgtcacccaggctggagtgcagtggcacaatcacggctcactacaacttctgcctcctgggctcaggtgaccctcccacctcagcctccaaagtaactgAGACTAAaggtatgcaccaccaagcccagagaatttttgtagcgacagggcttcaccatgttgcccaggatggtcctgaactcctggaccaaagtgatccgcccactttggcctcccaaagtgctaggattacaggcatgagccaccacactgaaCCCAAGAAGATAAATTCACATAGTGATCTAGGAAGCTGCAGTAAATACAGCAATTTAAAAGTAcatagggccgggcgtggtggctcacacctgtaatcccagcactttgggaggccgagacgggcggatcatgaggtcaggaaatcgagaccatcctggctaacacggtgaaaccccgtctccactaaaaatacaaaaaaattagccgggcgtggtggcgggcgcctatagtcccagctactcgggcggctgagacaggagaatggcgtgaacccgggaggcggagcttgcagtgagccgagatcgcgccacagcactccagcctgggcgacagagcgagactctgtctcaaaaaaaaaaaaaaaaaaaaaaaatatacgtAGCcggacgggcacagtggctcacacctgtaatcccagcactttgggaggcccaggcaggaggatcacttgagatcaggagtttaagatcagcctggcccacatggcgaaaccccatctctactaaaaatacaaaaattagctgggcgtggtggtgggcacctgtaatcccagctactcggggggctgagacaggagaatcgcttgaagccgggaggtagtggttgcactgagcagagatGGGGAAGGCGGAACCCAAACCGGGGCAAAAGAGAGTaactccaaaaaaggaaaaaaaaaaaaaaaaaaacctatgtagCCCACACCATGAAACAGATATAACTTCTGTTATAAGAagttatatatattcttataagaATCCtgaagactgggcatggtggctaacgcctgtaatcccagcactttgggaggccgaggcaggcggatcacctgaggtcgggaatttgagaccagcctgaccaatatggagaaaccccgtctctactaaaaatacaaaattagccaggcgtggtggtacatgcctgtaatcccagctactcgggaggctgaggcaggagaatcacttgaacccaggaggcagaggttgtggtgagctgagatcgcaccactgcactccagcccgggcaacaaaagcgaacctccggcaaaactccaactcaaaaaaaaaagagagagaatataagAATCCTATGTTAGGAATACATTCTAGAGAAATAACTTGAAATGTTAAAGCTATTTATACAAAAATAGGATTTTAAATGTGTTACAGCTTCATACTTTTCtacagaaaacataaattaaacaTTGCCTAAGTCTCTAGCATGTACACAGCAACATGTTGGCCACCTGAACATCAGCAGGAGAGACAAGACATGGTCCTTGCCCTCAAGCAGTTCAGAATATAAGAGGCagttagccagggatggtggtatgtgcctacagtcccagcgactcaggagactgaggcaagaagatcacttgagccctacagatcgaggctgcagtgagtcatgatcgcactactgaactccagcctgggtgacagagcaagaccttatctccaaaaaaaaagaaaaaacgaattTAAGTGGCAGAAGAGAAATGCAGACGGCCAGGGTCTAAGGAACAAAGACATGAGCGAGATGAGTGAGCAGCTGAGAGAACAGGAGCAAATGCGAAGAAAGCATAGGTTGCAGGAGTTGCCACTGGGAGTGGTAAAGGCGACAAAGTCTGAGGGACAGCAAAAACACAGCTTGTCAGGTGAATGTCAGGTCCATGTGACAGCAGATGGCAGGAGTCACGGGCCAGGAACCTCTCTATGATGAGCTTTCAGTCCCACCTGACTCATGACAAGCTGGAGAGTGACCACGGCCTGCCTTCCTAAAACTTTCTTCTTGGGTTTTTgagataattaaatttaatttttaaaattctattcacaacagtaacaaaaaccaTCACCTACCTAAGATGAACTACGGTGGGTCAGAAAGGTAAGGACTAACCATACAACTTGGCAAAAGGATGTAAATCCAGGGAGATATATGTTCCTGGATGATAGAACTTTTATGTGCGAGGAGACAAAAACCTCTTAAATTAATCCATAAATTTAACACAATTTCAATCAACGTCTGCAGAGGCTTCTTATTAAGCATTTGACAAAC from Piliocolobus tephrosceles isolate RC106 chromosome 2, ASM277652v3, whole genome shotgun sequence encodes:
- the DHX30 gene encoding ATP-dependent RNA helicase DHX30 isoform X2: MFSLDSFRKDRAQHRQRQCKLPPPRLPPMCVNPAPGGTISRASRDLLKEFPQPKNLLNSVIGRALGISHAKDKLVYVHTNGPKKKKVTLHIKWPKSVEVEGYGSKKIDAERQAAAAACQLFKGWGLLGPRNELFDAAKYRVLADRFGSPADSWWRPEPTMPPTSWRQLNPESIRPGGPGGLSRSLGREEEEDEEEELEEGTIDVTDFLSMTQQDSHTPLRDSRGSSFEMTDDDSAIRALTQFPLPKNLLAKVIQIATSSSTAKNLMQFHTVGTKTKLSTLTLLWPCPMTFVAKGRRKAEAENKAAALACKKLKSLGLVDRNNEPLTHAMYNLASLRELGETQRRPCTIQVPEPILRKIETFLNHYPVESSWIAPELRLQSEDILPLGKDSGPLSDPITGKPYVPLLEAEEVRLSQSLLELWRRRGPVWQEAPQLPVDPHRDTILNAIEQHPVVVISGDTGCGKTTRIPQLLLERYVTEGRGARCNVIITQPRRISAVSVAQRVSHELGPSLRRNVGFQVRLESKPPARGGALLFCTVGILLRKLQSNPSLEGVSHVIVDEVHERDVNTDFLLILLKGLQRLNPALRLVLMSATGDNERFSRYFGGCPVIKVPGFMYPVKEHYLEDILAKLGKHQYLHRHRHHESEDECALDLDLVTDLVLHIDARGEPGGILCFLPGWQEIKGVQQRLQEALGMHESKYLILPVHSNIPMMDQKAIFQQPPVGVRKIVLATNIAETSITINDIVHVVDSGLHKEERYDLKTKVSCLETVWVSRANVIQRRGRAGRCQSGFAYHLFPRSRLEKMVPFQVPEILRTPLENLVLQAKIHMPEKTAVEFLSKAVDSPNIKAVDEAVILLQEIGVLDQREYLTTLGQRLAHISTDPRLAKAIVLAAIFRCLHPLLVVVSCLTRDPFSSSLQNRAEVDKVKALLSHDSGSDHLAFVRAVAGWEEVLRWQDRSSRENYLEENLLYAPSLRFIHGLIKQFSENIYEAFLVGKPSDCTLASAQCNEYSEEEELVKGVLMAGLYPNLIQVRQGKVTRQGKFKPNSVTYRTKSGNILLHKSTINREATRLRSRWLTYFMAVKSNGSVFVRDSSQVHPLAVLLLTDGDVHIRDDGRRATISLSDSDLLRLEGDSRTVRLLRELRRALGRMVERSLRSELAALPPSVQEEHGQLLALLAELLRGPCGSFDVRKTADD
- the DHX30 gene encoding ATP-dependent RNA helicase DHX30 isoform X3, translated to MAASRDLLKEFPQPKNLLNSVIGRALGISHAKDKLVYVHTNGPKKKKVTLHIKWPKSVEVEGYGSKKIDAERQAAAAACQLFKGWGLLGPRNELFDAAKYRVLADRFGSPADSWWRPEPTMPPTSWRQLNPESIRPGGPGGLSRSLGREEEEDEEEELEEGTIDVTDFLSMTQQDSHTPLRDSRGSSFEMTDDDSAIRALTQFPLPKNLLAKVIQIATSSSTAKNLMQFHTVGTKTKLSTLTLLWPCPMTFVAKGRRKAEAENKAAALACKKLKSLGLVDRNNEPLTHAMYNLASLRELGETQRRPCTIQVPEPILRKIETFLNHYPVESSWIAPELRLQSEDILPLGKDSGPLSDPITGKPYVPLLEAEEVRLSQSLLELWRRRGPVWQEAPQLPVDPHRDTILNAIEQHPVVVISGDTGCGKTTRIPQLLLERYVTEGRGARCNVIITQPRRISAVSVAQRVSHELGPSLRRNVGFQVRLESKPPARGGALLFCTVGILLRKLQSNPSLEGVSHVIVDEVHERDVNTDFLLILLKGLQRLNPALRLVLMSATGDNERFSRYFGGCPVIKVPGFMYPVKEHYLEDILAKLGKHQYLHRHRHHESEDECALDLDLVTDLVLHIDARGEPGGILCFLPGWQEIKGVQQRLQEALGMHESKYLILPVHSNIPMMDQKAIFQQPPVGVRKIVLATNIAETSITINDIVHVVDSGLHKEERYDLKTKVSCLETVWVSRANVIQRRGRAGRCQSGFAYHLFPRSRLEKMVPFQVPEILRTPLENLVLQAKIHMPEKTAVEFLSKAVDSPNIKAVDEAVILLQEIGVLDQREYLTTLGQRLAHISTDPRLAKAIVLAAIFRCLHPLLVVVSCLTRDPFSSSLQNRAEVDKVKALLSHDSGSDHLAFVRAVAGWEEVLRWQDRSSRENYLEENLLYAPSLRFIHGLIKQFSENIYEAFLVGKPSDCTLASAQCNEYSEEEELVKGVLMAGLYPNLIQVRQGKVTRQGKFKPNSVTYRTKSGNILLHKSTINREATRLRSRWLTYFMAVKSNGSVFVRDSSQVHPLAVLLLTDGDVHIRDDGRRATISLSDSDLLRLEGDSRTVRLLRELRRALGRMVERSLRSELAALPPSVQEEHGQLLALLAELLRGPCGSFDVRKTADD